The Deinococcus betulae genome includes a window with the following:
- the mqnB gene encoding futalosine hydrolase, with the protein MNVLIVVATAGEAERLRDLEAGPGARVVVSGVGPVAAALATARALTQTPADLVVSAGIGGAYPGSGLVPGDLAVASVIVQADLGAWDGETFLPLDALGLSVQPDRTQGAVFPVWPGAVEAARVAGAACGPALTLCSVTGSHEGARALAERWPGALTEGMEGAGVAHAALLAGVPALEVRGVSNPVGPRDRAVWRLPEALAATRRGLEAVLSVAQQWPAEPQRPD; encoded by the coding sequence ATGAACGTTCTGATCGTGGTGGCCACCGCTGGTGAGGCCGAGCGGCTGCGCGACCTGGAGGCTGGCCCCGGTGCGCGGGTGGTCGTCAGCGGCGTGGGCCCTGTGGCGGCGGCGCTCGCCACCGCACGCGCCCTGACTCAGACACCCGCCGACCTGGTGGTCAGTGCCGGCATTGGCGGGGCCTACCCTGGCTCGGGCCTGGTGCCGGGCGACCTGGCGGTGGCCAGCGTCATTGTGCAGGCCGACCTGGGAGCCTGGGATGGGGAAACCTTTTTGCCTCTGGACGCCCTGGGGCTGTCGGTGCAGCCAGACCGCACCCAGGGGGCAGTCTTTCCGGTCTGGCCCGGCGCGGTGGAGGCGGCGCGCGTGGCCGGCGCTGCCTGTGGGCCGGCCCTGACGCTGTGCAGCGTAACCGGCTCGCACGAAGGGGCGCGGGCATTGGCAGAGCGCTGGCCCGGTGCCCTGACTGAAGGCATGGAGGGCGCCGGCGTGGCCCATGCGGCGCTGCTGGCGGGTGTGCCGGCATTGGAGGTGCGCGGCGTCAGTAATCCGGTGGGACCACGGGACCGGGCCGTGTGGCGTCTGCCCGAAGCGCTGGCCGCCACCCGGCGTGGCCTGGAGGCGGTGCTGAGCGTGGCCCAGCAGTGGCCTGCTGAGCCCCAGAGACCTGACTGA
- a CDS encoding SDR family oxidoreductase has translation MTLFRLDGKRALVTGGSKGIGLAAAHDLARLGAHVTLAARGEEALRRAADALGARCVVADVSTLEGVQAAVEAAGPVDILVSNAGGPPPARPSEVDEAAWTQGFQTTFLSTARLATAVLPGMRDRRWGRIIAITSLTVGRPALTLPVSNAMRAAVTNHLKTLALEVAADGVTCNTVAPGYTATERLRALHRDPADAEALATRIPARRFGEANEVAAAVAFLATKEAAYITGQELLVDGGWSI, from the coding sequence ATGACCCTCTTTCGGCTGGACGGTAAACGCGCCCTGGTCACGGGCGGCAGCAAAGGGATCGGGCTGGCCGCTGCCCACGATCTGGCGCGGCTGGGTGCCCACGTTACGTTGGCGGCGCGCGGCGAGGAGGCGCTGCGCCGCGCCGCGGACGCCCTGGGCGCGCGCTGCGTCGTGGCGGACGTGAGCACGCTAGAGGGCGTGCAGGCCGCCGTGGAGGCCGCCGGCCCAGTGGACATTCTGGTCAGCAACGCAGGCGGCCCGCCCCCCGCCCGGCCCAGCGAGGTGGACGAGGCCGCCTGGACGCAGGGCTTCCAGACCACCTTTCTCAGCACCGCGCGCCTGGCCACCGCCGTGCTGCCCGGTATGCGGGACCGGCGCTGGGGCCGCATTATCGCCATCACCAGTCTGACGGTGGGGCGCCCGGCCCTGACCCTGCCGGTCAGCAACGCCATGCGCGCCGCAGTCACCAACCACCTGAAGACCCTGGCGCTGGAGGTCGCCGCCGACGGCGTGACCTGTAACACGGTGGCCCCCGGCTACACCGCCACCGAGCGCCTGCGCGCCCTGCACCGCGACCCAGCCGACGCCGAGGCGCTGGCGACGCGCATTCCGGCCCGCCGCTTTGGCGAGGCCAACGAGGTGGCGGCGGCCGTGGCGTTTCTGGCCACCAAAGAAGCGGCGTACATCACCGGCCAGGAACTGCTGGTGGACGGCGGCTGGAGCATCTGA
- a CDS encoding twin-arginine translocase TatA/TatE family subunit — MGPLEIILIVVVIALVFGARKLPELGKGLGQGIKEFKRETHQPVTPVTDVPSRQLDPVTGAPVVTPAEPVAERRS, encoded by the coding sequence ATGGGACCCCTCGAAATTATCCTGATTGTTGTTGTGATTGCGCTGGTGTTTGGCGCCCGCAAGCTGCCCGAACTGGGCAAGGGCCTGGGCCAGGGCATCAAGGAATTTAAGCGTGAAACCCACCAGCCCGTCACCCCCGTGACCGATGTGCCCTCGCGTCAGCTGGACCCGGTGACCGGCGCCCCGGTGGTCACCCCCGCCGAGCCGGTCGCGGAGCGCCGCAGCTGA
- the tatC gene encoding twin-arginine translocase subunit TatC — protein MTHGTDPISALKSAPLFDHLDELRKRIVISLVFLALGLVVAFQFRVQLIELLKVPLTYSTQYAAGTVKLVTLQLTEQLMLSLNISFWAGLGLALPFILGQVWGFIAPGLYAHERRWALPFVLGAGLSFLGGVLFGYKLVLPTMVPFLADFMAGAVEGTFSLGNYIGMITTFLVAFGLSFEMPILAVILTRIGIVNHVLLRKGWRIALVAIMAAAAIITPTPDPMNMLLVAVPLYVLYELGVLLSRVFRLPPPEETPALGL, from the coding sequence ATGACCCACGGCACGGACCCCATCTCGGCCCTGAAAAGTGCGCCGCTGTTTGACCACCTGGACGAACTCAGAAAGCGCATCGTCATCAGCCTGGTGTTTCTGGCGCTGGGGCTGGTGGTGGCCTTTCAGTTTCGCGTGCAGCTGATCGAACTCCTCAAGGTGCCGCTGACCTATTCCACGCAGTACGCCGCCGGCACCGTCAAGCTGGTCACGCTGCAACTGACTGAACAGCTCATGCTCAGCCTGAACATCTCGTTCTGGGCGGGCCTGGGGCTGGCGCTGCCGTTCATTCTGGGACAGGTCTGGGGCTTTATCGCGCCGGGGCTGTACGCCCATGAGCGCCGCTGGGCGCTGCCCTTTGTGCTGGGGGCTGGCCTGTCGTTTCTGGGCGGCGTGCTGTTTGGGTACAAACTGGTGCTGCCGACCATGGTGCCGTTCCTGGCCGACTTTATGGCCGGGGCGGTCGAAGGCACGTTCAGCCTGGGCAATTACATCGGCATGATCACCACGTTTCTGGTGGCTTTCGGCCTGTCGTTCGAGATGCCGATTCTGGCGGTCATTCTGACCCGAATTGGCATTGTGAACCATGTGCTGCTGCGAAAAGGCTGGCGGATAGCGCTGGTGGCCATCATGGCGGCGGCGGCCATCATCACGCCCACGCCGGACCCCATGAACATGCTGCTGGTGGCCGTGCCTCTGTACGTGCTGTACGAACTGGGCGTGCTGCTCTCGCGCGTCTTCCGCCTGCCCCCGCCCGAGGAAACCCCCGCGCTGGGCCTCTGA
- a CDS encoding prolipoprotein diacylglyceryl transferase: protein MDPVFLQIGSFTIAWYGVLITLGIVAGVWVGTKMARERGLNVDLFNDMILWMIVWGLVGARLVFVATSWHQFENIPFPRVLLDIVNLRQGGISIHGGLIGGILVMLYYARRKGMDFYRYADLCVPGVAFGIIGGRIGNIMNGTDTVGRVTGWPVGFRWPDGARAFHDGMCIKNANPDMDLSQYCQEIGGQLVMTAPVHFTQLYGVIIGIILSVAAFFWLRSRIPGWAFWQFWLWYSLLRAGWEETFRLNPLSPKAYLNQGLDAPGIGLFTDTHLISIPLILVSIWMLVRLRQKKAEVTAPTPATEAPSV, encoded by the coding sequence ATGGATCCAGTGTTCTTGCAGATTGGCAGTTTCACGATTGCCTGGTACGGCGTGCTGATTACGCTTGGCATTGTCGCGGGCGTATGGGTTGGCACGAAGATGGCGCGCGAGCGCGGCCTGAATGTGGACCTGTTTAACGACATGATCTTGTGGATGATTGTCTGGGGTCTGGTCGGCGCCCGGCTGGTCTTTGTGGCGACCTCGTGGCACCAGTTTGAGAACATTCCCTTTCCGCGCGTGCTGCTGGATATCGTCAACCTCCGCCAGGGCGGCATCTCAATTCACGGCGGCCTGATTGGCGGCATTCTGGTCATGCTGTATTACGCCCGCCGCAAGGGCATGGACTTTTACCGCTACGCCGACCTATGCGTGCCCGGCGTCGCCTTTGGCATCATCGGCGGACGTATCGGCAACATCATGAACGGAACCGATACGGTGGGGCGCGTCACCGGCTGGCCGGTCGGCTTCCGCTGGCCCGACGGCGCCCGCGCCTTTCACGACGGCATGTGTATCAAGAATGCCAACCCCGACATGGACCTCTCGCAGTACTGCCAGGAGATCGGCGGGCAACTGGTCATGACGGCCCCCGTTCACTTCACGCAGCTGTACGGCGTGATTATCGGCATCATTCTGTCGGTGGCGGCGTTCTTCTGGCTGCGCTCGCGCATTCCGGGCTGGGCGTTCTGGCAGTTCTGGCTGTGGTACTCGCTGCTGCGCGCCGGCTGGGAAGAGACCTTCCGCCTCAACCCCCTGTCGCCCAAGGCCTACCTAAATCAGGGCCTGGACGCCCCCGGCATCGGCCTATTCACCGACACGCACCTGATCAGCATTCCGCTGATTCTGGTCAGCATCTGGATGCTGGTGCGCCTGCGTCAGAAAAAGGCCGAGGTGACGGCCCCTACGCCCGCCACCGAAGCGCCCAGCGTTTAA
- the glmU gene encoding bifunctional UDP-N-acetylglucosamine diphosphorylase/glucosamine-1-phosphate N-acetyltransferase GlmU — protein sequence MSETNRPLDVVILAAGQGTRMKSALPKVLHPVAGRPMVAWAVKAAQDLGARQVIVVTGHGADQVEAALQAPGVAFARQEQQLGTGHAFLKGLDALQRHGDADVLVLYGDTPLLRAQTLRDLLADHRERGSAFTVLTGELPDATGYGRILRDEDGAVERIVEQKDATPEQRAVREFNSGVYLMDGRARDLAGRITNENAGGEYYLTDLLGLYREQGAAVQAFKLADPDEVMGANDRVGLADAQRVLRARLTEHHMRAGVTIPMPETVFIEDTVQIDRDVTLEPGVIVRGQTRIASGVTVGAYSVLTDSVLAEGVTIKPHSVLEGAQVGTGSDVGPFARLRAGTVLAEGVHIGNFVETKNAQLAAGVKAGHLAYLGDVSIGQETNVGAGTIVANFDGVNKHRTQVGAGVFIGSNSTLIAPRMVGDAAFIAAGSAVHDDVPEGALAVARGKQRTLEGWSRRYWSGLRDKVQVKLPWLAGWLERESRE from the coding sequence ATGAGTGAGACAAATCGTCCCCTGGACGTGGTGATTCTGGCGGCGGGGCAGGGCACCCGCATGAAGTCCGCCTTGCCCAAGGTGCTGCATCCAGTGGCGGGCCGCCCGATGGTGGCCTGGGCGGTCAAGGCCGCGCAGGACCTTGGTGCGCGCCAGGTGATCGTGGTGACCGGTCACGGCGCTGACCAAGTTGAGGCGGCGCTGCAAGCCCCTGGGGTGGCTTTTGCCCGTCAGGAGCAGCAACTGGGCACTGGTCACGCTTTCCTGAAAGGGCTGGACGCCCTGCAGCGTCACGGCGACGCCGACGTGCTGGTGCTGTACGGCGATACGCCGCTGCTGCGGGCACAGACTCTGCGCGACTTGCTGGCCGACCACCGTGAGCGGGGCAGCGCCTTTACTGTCCTGACCGGCGAACTGCCCGACGCCACCGGCTACGGGCGCATCCTGCGGGATGAGGACGGTGCAGTGGAGCGCATCGTAGAGCAGAAAGACGCCACCCCCGAGCAGCGCGCCGTGCGCGAGTTCAACTCGGGCGTGTACCTCATGGACGGGCGCGCGCGCGACCTGGCCGGGCGCATCACCAACGAGAACGCGGGCGGCGAGTATTACCTGACCGACCTGCTGGGGCTGTACCGCGAGCAGGGTGCGGCCGTCCAGGCCTTCAAATTGGCCGACCCCGACGAGGTGATGGGGGCCAATGACCGCGTGGGTCTGGCCGACGCCCAGCGCGTCCTGCGCGCCCGCCTGACCGAGCACCACATGCGCGCGGGCGTGACCATTCCCATGCCCGAGACGGTCTTTATAGAGGACACCGTGCAAATTGACCGCGACGTGACGCTGGAACCCGGCGTCATCGTGCGCGGTCAGACCCGGATTGCCAGCGGCGTGACGGTAGGCGCCTACAGCGTCCTGACCGACAGTGTGCTGGCTGAAGGCGTCACCATTAAGCCGCACAGTGTGCTGGAAGGCGCGCAGGTGGGGACTGGCAGCGACGTGGGCCCGTTTGCCCGGCTGCGGGCGGGCACGGTGCTGGCAGAGGGCGTGCACATCGGCAACTTCGTGGAAACCAAGAATGCCCAGCTGGCCGCTGGCGTCAAAGCGGGGCATCTGGCTTACCTGGGCGACGTGAGCATCGGCCAGGAAACCAACGTGGGCGCCGGGACCATCGTGGCCAACTTTGACGGCGTGAACAAGCACCGCACGCAGGTGGGCGCGGGTGTGTTTATCGGCAGCAACTCCACCCTGATTGCGCCGCGCATGGTGGGCGACGCCGCCTTCATTGCGGCGGGCAGCGCCGTTCACGATGATGTCCCCGAAGGCGCCCTGGCGGTCGCACGCGGCAAACAGCGCACGCTGGAGGGCTGGTCACGCCGTTACTGGTCGGGCCTGCGTGACAAGGTGCAGGTGAAGTTGCCGTGGCTGGCGGGCTGGCTGGAGCGGGAAAGCAGAGAGTAA
- a CDS encoding MFS transporter → MTNPASSLQPPDGWRTFLWLWGSQAMSVIGSAIAGFAFNIYLTQTRFPLAEQKPQLAAALSLTALAWTLAATLTAPLAGAWTDRHDRRRIMLACDLAGAALTFALLGLLLLPAAPLWGLVALSALMGLVSTFHGSAFDASYTSLVPRDRLPRANGLMQTVWSLAGLVGPAAAALLIGVPALLRDTGAAPAWLSGLNDGVPFAYAVDGLTFVLAAAVLWRLSVPSPAPQPADTRPTLAQDMRFGWVFIGSRRPLLALLLTFAVANLCTSNLGVLEPLIVKFGLAADWQARGGTLQAALATLAVTQSVGGLLGGLLISTWGGLKHQRVLGVLIPMVVSGLAFAAFGASATVLGAAAALFVMGLTLPTMNAHSQSIWQSQVPPEMQGRVFSVRRLIAQFTSPASTALAGVLAARYAPGGVAIVAGLLLAAVAALQLLNPVMRRVEDPSLSAHAKEVPAS, encoded by the coding sequence ATGACCAACCCAGCCTCCTCCTTGCAGCCGCCGGACGGCTGGCGTACCTTCTTGTGGCTGTGGGGGTCGCAGGCGATGAGCGTGATTGGGTCGGCCATCGCCGGTTTTGCCTTCAACATCTACCTGACGCAGACGCGCTTTCCCCTGGCCGAGCAAAAACCGCAGCTGGCGGCGGCCCTCTCGCTCACCGCGCTGGCCTGGACGCTGGCGGCCACCCTGACGGCGCCGCTGGCCGGGGCGTGGACCGACCGCCATGACCGGCGCCGCATCATGCTGGCCTGCGACCTGGCCGGGGCCGCCCTGACCTTTGCGCTGCTGGGGCTGCTGCTGCTGCCTGCCGCCCCGCTGTGGGGACTGGTGGCGCTCTCGGCACTGATGGGCCTGGTGTCCACCTTTCACGGCTCGGCGTTTGATGCCAGTTACACCTCGCTGGTGCCCCGCGACCGCCTGCCCCGCGCCAACGGACTGATGCAGACGGTCTGGAGCCTGGCGGGCCTGGTGGGGCCAGCGGCGGCGGCCCTGCTGATTGGGGTACCGGCCCTGCTGCGCGACACAGGCGCGGCCCCGGCGTGGCTAAGCGGGCTGAATGACGGCGTGCCGTTTGCCTACGCCGTGGACGGCCTGACGTTCGTGCTGGCCGCCGCAGTCCTCTGGCGGCTGTCGGTGCCCTCCCCCGCACCGCAACCGGCCGACACGCGGCCCACGCTGGCCCAGGACATGCGCTTTGGCTGGGTGTTTATCGGATCGCGGCGGCCACTGCTGGCGCTGCTGCTGACGTTTGCCGTCGCCAACCTGTGCACCAGCAACCTGGGCGTGCTGGAGCCGCTGATCGTCAAGTTTGGACTCGCCGCCGACTGGCAGGCGCGCGGCGGCACGCTACAAGCCGCTCTGGCGACCCTGGCGGTTACCCAGAGCGTGGGGGGCCTACTGGGCGGCCTGCTGATCAGCACCTGGGGCGGCCTGAAGCACCAGCGGGTGCTGGGCGTGCTGATTCCGATGGTGGTGTCGGGCCTGGCCTTCGCCGCTTTTGGGGCCAGTGCGACCGTGCTGGGCGCCGCTGCCGCGCTGTTTGTCATGGGTCTGACCCTGCCCACCATGAACGCCCACTCGCAGAGCATCTGGCAGTCGCAGGTGCCGCCCGAAATGCAGGGCCGCGTGTTTTCCGTGCGCCGCCTGATTGCCCAGTTCACCTCGCCTGCCAGCACCGCTCTGGCCGGCGTCCTGGCCGCCCGCTACGCGCCGGGGGGCGTGGCCATCGTGGCCGGGCTCTTGCTGGCCGCTGTGGCCGCCCTGCAACTGCTGAACCCGGTGATGCGGCGAGTCGAAGACCCCAGCCTGTCAGCACATGCAAAAGAAGTGCCAGCCTCTTGA